The region ggCTTCGCACGTGTAGTGATAAATTAGACTAGAAAATACGTGTGAACGAAAACTGTAGTTTTATCTCCATTCTGAAAAGCTGGCTGGCTCTAATAgagggtggcagatacttttggcacATAGTTTCAAACAGCTACtaatgatgctgactgtacagttaCACACACCATTGACTATTTACTAGTGGACCGTATGGCATTAGTAATAAGGTTCAAATATGATTAGTCAACTGTTTCGACGATTGTGATCAGTTTAACTATAAATTCTTAGTTTAGTTACATGACAAAAtatattcataaaatataaataacgcAACGAAAACAACACTTGTAAAACATTCATTTAGTATTTATCTACCTTAAAACTAAATGGAAATATGCTTACCTAACTACGTGTCATAAAAATATGACGCCAACGGATATCTTATTAAAAATGCGATACAAGTGCATAAAACTTGGAAGAGCATCAACTTTGTCGTCAATCTAACCTCCGACATAGGCCCAAGTTTgattaaaaagaaatttattAAAGTCAAATTGTTTATAGTTATGCTTTCATTGTCTTCTCTTCTATCTACTAAGCGTAGCACAGTTAAGATTTCAAGCATCAAAGAGTCTAATAGTTTCATTTCTTTTTTAACTATGACAGTTCTACTAGGTTGCAGTAAATCTAGTTCAGCGCTGTATTTAGGGAGGCGATGGCGGGGGCAGGGTATGAAACGGAAAAGCTGTGGTACTGAGTAGAGGAAATTGATGACTTGTGGTATGAAGAAGAGGATGACTGTCTTGCTGAAGTGGCTCAGGATGGCGACGACGGCGAAGGTCATGCCGGAGACGTAGCAAAACGTGTCGCCGACGAACACTCGGGACGGGTACCTGGAaggaaatggaattttaattgaatttttatttttattttaaagtaccCACAAACTGtcaaaatgcaattttttttacaaacagcaacacttaatATATGGACAGTTAatagtgtgggcgatggtacaagcATCAACTCACTACTTACTCATACTCACTACTTAAAAGTCAAATTGCACTTTATCTGCTACCAAACAAGGTTTATTTTCCAATGAAAAGTTTGCTTACCAATTGTGCTTCAGCAATGCTAGTGCAGTAGTCAAGTAAGGGATCATGATATGTAGTGAGAATGTGTGGGCCTTGTACTGGTCTCCCCTCAACTCGATGATGTCAAAGATGATGATGGAGATGGCGATGACCACGGACTGGCCAACCTCCAGGCCGTTGATTCCAGCTAGGATGTTGATGGCGTTTGTGCAGAATACTGCCAACATTCCCATGTAGATGTAGTAGAGAAATCCTGAAACAGAATATTCAACTTTCttgaaaacaatattttttttttcagatagaaaaagttagaaaatacatttataaattTTGTACAGCTGGAAGTAGTGAAATTTTTGTAGTGCATATGAACTATATGAAGCTGCATTAAAAAACTGGTTCATTTCAAAATAGCCAAAAACCAGTAATTTAGTGTCTATTATTAAATCTATTTGTTATACTTTTTCAATATACCTAAAACACATAAGTAAAATACTTATACAAGGGTTGACTCCTCTCTCCAATTCCAACTATCCATTAGTTTAGCCTTCCAGCTGCCAGCTTGCTTATGCTTCTGCCAGCATTAGTGCCAGATTAGCCAGATCATGCTCTATTTACAAATAATTTGGTCAATCTGTTTATTTCAAAAGAATGCATATTAGTATGCAAATTAACAGTCTTAACTATTAACTTGTCTTTAAAAATACTAACCAATATTAATTGATACCCCGAGCCATTGCCTCAAAGGCATTGGCACAATAAATGTAGTGGAGTTAAAATTGACATAGTAGACCACCAGCAAAGGCAGGGATGCTATAGTGGGCAGCAGTAACTTGTAGCGCCACCGCAGGTCCAACACATCATCTGCAAACCCTAGCAGCAGCATACAGCATATGGACAGGAGGGCTGCTAACAACTCTGCAAACTACaaacatacatagaaaatacTTATATGTGACATTTTCAACCAAAttaaaggtaccacattgtcggttgtcgataaggttgatttcaaattaagcctatatggaaatagcg is a window of Cydia splendana chromosome 1, ilCydSple1.2, whole genome shotgun sequence DNA encoding:
- the LOC134793523 gene encoding UDP-N-acetylglucosamine--dolichyl-phosphate N-acetylglucosaminephosphotransferase, which gives rise to MWSIIILVIFSIIAFLITDELIPNLKELFIKAGLGGIDLCKTSKEKIPEALGVVSGCVFLVTCFLFIPIVFGNSLMDTANFPHNEFAELLAALLSICCMLLLGFADDVLDLRWRYKLLLPTIASLPLLVVYYVNFNSTTFIVPMPLRQWLGVSINIGFLYYIYMGMLAVFCTNAINILAGINGLEVGQSVVIAISIIIFDIIELRGDQYKAHTFSLHIMIPYLTTALALLKHNWYPSRVFVGDTFCYVSGMTFAVVAILSHFSKTVILFFIPQVINFLYSVPQLFRFIPCPRHRLPKYSAELDLLQPSRTVIVKKEMKLLDSLMLEILTVLRLVDRREDNESITINNLTLINFFLIKLGPMSEVRLTTKLMLFQVLCTCIAFLIRYPLASYFYDT